The following are encoded together in the Chlorocebus sabaeus isolate Y175 chromosome 20, mChlSab1.0.hap1, whole genome shotgun sequence genome:
- the ADAM15 gene encoding disintegrin and metalloproteinase domain-containing protein 15 isoform X12 has product MRLALLWALGLLGAGSPLPSWPLPNIGGTEEQQAMSEKAPRGPLEPQVLQDDLPISLKKTSLPEPLRIKLELDGDSHILELLQNRELVPGRPTLVWYQPDGTRVVSEGHTLENCCYQGRVQGYAGSWVSVCTCSGLRGLVVLSPERSYTLEQGPGDVQGPPIISRIQDLHLPGHTCVLSWREPVHTQTPPEHPLGQRHIRRWRRDVVTETKTVELVIVADHSEVQKYRDFQHLLNRTLEVALLLDTFFRPLNVRVALVGLEAWTQRDLVEISPNPAVTLENFLHWRRAHLLPRLPHDSAQLVTGTSFSGPMVGMAIQNSICSPDFSGGVNMDHSTSILGVASSIAHELGHSLGLDHDLPGNSCPCPGPAPAKTCIMEASTDFLPGLNFSNCSRQALEKALLDGMGSCLFERLPSLPPMAAFCGNMFVEPGEQCDCGFPDDCGDPCCDSSTCQLRPGAQCASDGPCCQNCQLRPSGWQCRPTRGDCDLPEFCPGDSSQCPPDISLGDGEPCAGGQAVCMHGRCASYAQQCQSLWGPGAQPAAPLCLQTANTRGNAFGSCGRNPSGGYVSCTPRDAICGQLQCQTGRTQPLLGSIQDLLWETIDVNGTELNCSWVHLDLGSDVAQPLLTLPGTACGPGLVCIDHRCQRVDLLGAQECRSKCHGHGVCDSNRHCYCEEGWAPPDCTTQLKATSSLTTGLLLSLLVLLVLVMLGASYWYRARLHQRLCQLKGPTCQYRAAQSGPPERPGPPQRALLARGTKSQGPAKPPPPRKPLPADPQGRCPSGDLPGPGAGIPPLALPSRPAPPPPTVSSLYL; this is encoded by the exons ATGCGGCTGGCGCTGCTCTGGGCCCTGGGGCTCCTGGGCGCGGGcagccctctgccttcctggcCGCTCCCAAATATAG GTGGCACCGAGGAGCAGCAGGCAATGTCAGAGAAGGCCCCGAGGGGGCCCTTGGAGCCCCAGGTCCTTCAGGACGATCTCCCGATTAGCCTCAAAAAG ACCAGTCTGCCTGAGCCCCTGAGGATCAAGTTGGAGCTGGACGGTGACAGTCATATCCTGGAGCTGCTACAGAATAG GGAGTTGGTCCCAGGCCGCCCAACCCTGGTGTGGTACCAGCCCGATGGCACTCGGGTGGTCAGTGAGGGACACACTCTG GAGAACTGCTGCTACCAGGGAAGAGTGCAGGGATATGCAGGCTCCTGGGTGTCCGTCTGCACCTGCTCTGGGCTCAG aggCTTGGTGGTCCTGTCCCCAGAGAGAAGCTATACGCTGGAGCAGGGGCCTGGGGACGTTCAGGGTCCTCCCATTATTTCCCGAATCCAAGATCTCCACCTGCCAGGCCACACCTGTGTCCTGAGCTGGCGGGAACCTGTACACACTCAGACTCCACCAGAGCACCCCCTGGGACAGCGCCACATTCGCCGG TGGAGGCGGGATGTGGTAACAGAGACCAAGACTGTGGAGCTGGTGATTGTGGCTGATCACTCGGAG GTCCAGAAATACCGGGACTTCCAGCACCTGCTGAACCGCACACTGGAAGTGGCCCTCTTGCTGGACACA TTCTTCCGGCCTCTGAATGTACGAGTGGCACTAGTGGGCCTGGAGGCCTGGACCCAGCGTGACCTGGTGGAGATCAGCCCAAACCCGGCTGTCACCCTCGAAAACTTCCTCCATTGGCGCAGGGCACATTTGCTGCCTCGATTGCCTCACGACAGTGCCCAGCTGGTGAC TGGTACTTCATTCTCTGGGCCTATGGTGGGCATGGCCATTCAGAACTCCATCTGTTCTCCTGACTTCTCAGGAGGTGTGAACATG GACCACTCCACCAGCATCCTGGGAGTCGCCTCCTCCATAGCCCATGAGTTGGGCCACAGCCTGGGCCTGGACCATGATTTGCCCGGGAATAGCTGCCCCTGTCCAGGTCCAGCCCCAGCCAAGACCTGCATCATGGAGGCCTCCACAGA CTTCCTGCCAGGCCTGAACTTCAGCAACTGCAGCCGACAAGCCCTGGAGAAAGCCCTCCTGGATGGAATGGGCAGCTGCCTCTTTGAACGGCTGCCTAGCCTGCCTCCTATGGCTGCTTTTTGTGGAAATATGTTTGTGGAGCCGGGCGAGCAGTGTGACTGCGGCTTCCCAGAT GACTGCGGCGATCCCTGCTGTGATTCCTCAACCTGCCAGCTGAGGCCAGGGGCACAGTGTGCATCCGACGGACCCTGTTGTCAAAATTGCCAG CTACGCCCGTCTGGCTGGCAGTGTCGTCCTACCAGAGGGGATTGTGACTTGCCTGAATTCTGCCCAGGAGACAGCTCCCAGTGTCCCCCTGATATCAGCCTAGGGGATGGCGAGCCCTGCGCTGGTGGGCAAGCTGTGTGCATGCATGGGCGTTGTGCCTCCTATGCCCAGCAGTGCCAGTCACTTTGGGGACCTGGAGCCCAGCCCGCTGCACCACTTTGCCTCCAGACAGCCAATACTCGGGGAAATGCCTTTGGGAGCTGTGGGCGCAACCCCAGTGGCGGCTATGTGTCCTGTACCCCTAG agATGCCATTTGCGGGCAACTCCAGTGCCAGACAGGTAGGACGCAGCCTCTGCTGGGCTCCATCCAGGATCTACTCTGGGAGACAATAGATGTGAATGGGACTGAGCTGAACTGCAGCTGGGTGCACCTGGACCTGGGCAGTGATGTGGCCCAGCCCCTCCTGACTCTGCCTGGCACAGCCTGTGGCCCTGGCCTG GTGTGCATAGACCATCGATGCCAGCGTGTGGATCTCCTAGGGGCACAGGAATGTCGAAGCAAATGCCATGGACATGGG GTCTGTGACAGCAACAGGCACTGCTACTGTGAGGAGGGCTGGGCACCCCCTGACTGCACCACTCAGCTCAAAG CGACCAGCTCCCTGACCACAGGGctgctcctcagcctcctggtgtTATTGGTCCTGGTGATGCTTGGTGCCAGCTACTGGTACCGTGCCCGCCTGCACCAGCGACTCTGCCAGCTCAAGGGACCCACCTGCCAGTACAG GGCAGCCCAGTCTGGTCCCCCTGAACGGCCAGGACCTCCGCAGAGGGCCCTGCTGGCACGAGGCACTAAG TCTCAGGGGCCAGCCAAGCCCCCACCCCCAAGGAAGCCACTGCCTGCCGACCCCCAGGGCCGGTGCCCATCCGGTGACCTGCCAGGCCCAGGAGCTGGAATCCCGCCCCTAGCGCTACCCTCCAG ACCAGCGCCACCGCCTCCGACAGTGTCCTCGCTCTACCTCTGA
- the ADAM15 gene encoding disintegrin and metalloproteinase domain-containing protein 15 isoform X3 → MRLALLWALGLLGAGSPLPSWPLPNIGGTEEQQAMSEKAPRGPLEPQVLQDDLPISLKKVLQTSLPEPLRIKLELDGDSHILELLQNRELVPGRPTLVWYQPDGTRVVSEGHTLENCCYQGRVQGYAGSWVSVCTCSGLRGLVVLSPERSYTLEQGPGDVQGPPIISRIQDLHLPGHTCVLSWREPVHTQTPPEHPLGQRHIRRWRRDVVTETKTVELVIVADHSEVQKYRDFQHLLNRTLEVALLLDTFFRPLNVRVALVGLEAWTQRDLVEISPNPAVTLENFLHWRRAHLLPRLPHDSAQLVTGTSFSGPMVGMAIQNSICSPDFSGGVNMDHSTSILGVASSIAHELGHSLGLDHDLPGNSCPCPGPAPAKTCIMEASTDFLPGLNFSNCSRQALEKALLDGMGSCLFERLPSLPPMAAFCGNMFVEPGEQCDCGFPDDCGDPCCDSSTCQLRPGAQCASDGPCCQNCQLRPSGWQCRPTRGDCDLPEFCPGDSSQCPPDISLGDGEPCAGGQAVCMHGRCASYAQQCQSLWGPGAQPAAPLCLQTANTRGNAFGSCGRNPSGGYVSCTPRDAICGQLQCQTGRTQPLLGSIQDLLWETIDVNGTELNCSWVHLDLGSDVAQPLLTLPGTACGPGLVCIDHRCQRVDLLGAQECRSKCHGHGVCDSNRHCYCEEGWAPPDCTTQLKATSSLTTGLLLSLLVLLVLVMLGASYWYRARLHQRLCQLKGPTCQYRAAQSGPPERPGPPQRALLARGTKASALGFPAPPSRPLPPDPVPKRLQAELADRPNPPTRPLPADPMVRSPKSQGPAKPPPPRKPLPADPQGRCPSGDLPGPGAGIPPLALPSRPAPPPPTVSSLYL, encoded by the exons ATGCGGCTGGCGCTGCTCTGGGCCCTGGGGCTCCTGGGCGCGGGcagccctctgccttcctggcCGCTCCCAAATATAG GTGGCACCGAGGAGCAGCAGGCAATGTCAGAGAAGGCCCCGAGGGGGCCCTTGGAGCCCCAGGTCCTTCAGGACGATCTCCCGATTAGCCTCAAAAAGGTGCTTCAG ACCAGTCTGCCTGAGCCCCTGAGGATCAAGTTGGAGCTGGACGGTGACAGTCATATCCTGGAGCTGCTACAGAATAG GGAGTTGGTCCCAGGCCGCCCAACCCTGGTGTGGTACCAGCCCGATGGCACTCGGGTGGTCAGTGAGGGACACACTCTG GAGAACTGCTGCTACCAGGGAAGAGTGCAGGGATATGCAGGCTCCTGGGTGTCCGTCTGCACCTGCTCTGGGCTCAG aggCTTGGTGGTCCTGTCCCCAGAGAGAAGCTATACGCTGGAGCAGGGGCCTGGGGACGTTCAGGGTCCTCCCATTATTTCCCGAATCCAAGATCTCCACCTGCCAGGCCACACCTGTGTCCTGAGCTGGCGGGAACCTGTACACACTCAGACTCCACCAGAGCACCCCCTGGGACAGCGCCACATTCGCCGG TGGAGGCGGGATGTGGTAACAGAGACCAAGACTGTGGAGCTGGTGATTGTGGCTGATCACTCGGAG GTCCAGAAATACCGGGACTTCCAGCACCTGCTGAACCGCACACTGGAAGTGGCCCTCTTGCTGGACACA TTCTTCCGGCCTCTGAATGTACGAGTGGCACTAGTGGGCCTGGAGGCCTGGACCCAGCGTGACCTGGTGGAGATCAGCCCAAACCCGGCTGTCACCCTCGAAAACTTCCTCCATTGGCGCAGGGCACATTTGCTGCCTCGATTGCCTCACGACAGTGCCCAGCTGGTGAC TGGTACTTCATTCTCTGGGCCTATGGTGGGCATGGCCATTCAGAACTCCATCTGTTCTCCTGACTTCTCAGGAGGTGTGAACATG GACCACTCCACCAGCATCCTGGGAGTCGCCTCCTCCATAGCCCATGAGTTGGGCCACAGCCTGGGCCTGGACCATGATTTGCCCGGGAATAGCTGCCCCTGTCCAGGTCCAGCCCCAGCCAAGACCTGCATCATGGAGGCCTCCACAGA CTTCCTGCCAGGCCTGAACTTCAGCAACTGCAGCCGACAAGCCCTGGAGAAAGCCCTCCTGGATGGAATGGGCAGCTGCCTCTTTGAACGGCTGCCTAGCCTGCCTCCTATGGCTGCTTTTTGTGGAAATATGTTTGTGGAGCCGGGCGAGCAGTGTGACTGCGGCTTCCCAGAT GACTGCGGCGATCCCTGCTGTGATTCCTCAACCTGCCAGCTGAGGCCAGGGGCACAGTGTGCATCCGACGGACCCTGTTGTCAAAATTGCCAG CTACGCCCGTCTGGCTGGCAGTGTCGTCCTACCAGAGGGGATTGTGACTTGCCTGAATTCTGCCCAGGAGACAGCTCCCAGTGTCCCCCTGATATCAGCCTAGGGGATGGCGAGCCCTGCGCTGGTGGGCAAGCTGTGTGCATGCATGGGCGTTGTGCCTCCTATGCCCAGCAGTGCCAGTCACTTTGGGGACCTGGAGCCCAGCCCGCTGCACCACTTTGCCTCCAGACAGCCAATACTCGGGGAAATGCCTTTGGGAGCTGTGGGCGCAACCCCAGTGGCGGCTATGTGTCCTGTACCCCTAG agATGCCATTTGCGGGCAACTCCAGTGCCAGACAGGTAGGACGCAGCCTCTGCTGGGCTCCATCCAGGATCTACTCTGGGAGACAATAGATGTGAATGGGACTGAGCTGAACTGCAGCTGGGTGCACCTGGACCTGGGCAGTGATGTGGCCCAGCCCCTCCTGACTCTGCCTGGCACAGCCTGTGGCCCTGGCCTG GTGTGCATAGACCATCGATGCCAGCGTGTGGATCTCCTAGGGGCACAGGAATGTCGAAGCAAATGCCATGGACATGGG GTCTGTGACAGCAACAGGCACTGCTACTGTGAGGAGGGCTGGGCACCCCCTGACTGCACCACTCAGCTCAAAG CGACCAGCTCCCTGACCACAGGGctgctcctcagcctcctggtgtTATTGGTCCTGGTGATGCTTGGTGCCAGCTACTGGTACCGTGCCCGCCTGCACCAGCGACTCTGCCAGCTCAAGGGACCCACCTGCCAGTACAG GGCAGCCCAGTCTGGTCCCCCTGAACGGCCAGGACCTCCGCAGAGGGCCCTGCTGGCACGAGGCACTAAG GCTAGTGCTCTCGGCTTCCCGGCCCCCCCTTCCAGGCCGCTGCCGCCTGACCCTGTGCCCAAGAGACTCCAG GCTGAGCTGGCTGACCGACCCAATCCCCCTACCCGCCCTCTGCCCGCTGACCCGATGGTGAGAAGCCCGAAG TCTCAGGGGCCAGCCAAGCCCCCACCCCCAAGGAAGCCACTGCCTGCCGACCCCCAGGGCCGGTGCCCATCCGGTGACCTGCCAGGCCCAGGAGCTGGAATCCCGCCCCTAGCGCTACCCTCCAG ACCAGCGCCACCGCCTCCGACAGTGTCCTCGCTCTACCTCTGA
- the ADAM15 gene encoding disintegrin and metalloproteinase domain-containing protein 15 isoform X1, with the protein MRLALLWALGLLGAGSPLPSWPLPNIGGTEEQQAMSEKAPRGPLEPQVLQDDLPISLKKVLQTSLPEPLRIKLELDGDSHILELLQNRELVPGRPTLVWYQPDGTRVVSEGHTLENCCYQGRVQGYAGSWVSVCTCSGLRGLVVLSPERSYTLEQGPGDVQGPPIISRIQDLHLPGHTCVLSWREPVHTQTPPEHPLGQRHIRRWRRDVVTETKTVELVIVADHSEVQKYRDFQHLLNRTLEVALLLDTFFRPLNVRVALVGLEAWTQRDLVEISPNPAVTLENFLHWRRAHLLPRLPHDSAQLVTGTSFSGPMVGMAIQNSICSPDFSGGVNMDHSTSILGVASSIAHELGHSLGLDHDLPGNSCPCPGPAPAKTCIMEASTDFLPGLNFSNCSRQALEKALLDGMGSCLFERLPSLPPMAAFCGNMFVEPGEQCDCGFPDDCGDPCCDSSTCQLRPGAQCASDGPCCQNCQLRPSGWQCRPTRGDCDLPEFCPGDSSQCPPDISLGDGEPCAGGQAVCMHGRCASYAQQCQSLWGPGAQPAAPLCLQTANTRGNAFGSCGRNPSGGYVSCTPRDAICGQLQCQTGRTQPLLGSIQDLLWETIDVNGTELNCSWVHLDLGSDVAQPLLTLPGTACGPGLVCIDHRCQRVDLLGAQECRSKCHGHGVCDSNRHCYCEEGWAPPDCTTQLKATSSLTTGLLLSLLVLLVLVMLGASYWYRARLHQRLCQLKGPTCQYRAAQSGPPERPGPPQRALLARGTKQASALGFPAPPSRPLPPDPVPKRLQAELADRPNPPTRPLPADPMVRSPKSQGPAKPPPPRKPLPADPQGRCPSGDLPGPGAGIPPLALPSRPAPPPPTVSSLYL; encoded by the exons ATGCGGCTGGCGCTGCTCTGGGCCCTGGGGCTCCTGGGCGCGGGcagccctctgccttcctggcCGCTCCCAAATATAG GTGGCACCGAGGAGCAGCAGGCAATGTCAGAGAAGGCCCCGAGGGGGCCCTTGGAGCCCCAGGTCCTTCAGGACGATCTCCCGATTAGCCTCAAAAAGGTGCTTCAG ACCAGTCTGCCTGAGCCCCTGAGGATCAAGTTGGAGCTGGACGGTGACAGTCATATCCTGGAGCTGCTACAGAATAG GGAGTTGGTCCCAGGCCGCCCAACCCTGGTGTGGTACCAGCCCGATGGCACTCGGGTGGTCAGTGAGGGACACACTCTG GAGAACTGCTGCTACCAGGGAAGAGTGCAGGGATATGCAGGCTCCTGGGTGTCCGTCTGCACCTGCTCTGGGCTCAG aggCTTGGTGGTCCTGTCCCCAGAGAGAAGCTATACGCTGGAGCAGGGGCCTGGGGACGTTCAGGGTCCTCCCATTATTTCCCGAATCCAAGATCTCCACCTGCCAGGCCACACCTGTGTCCTGAGCTGGCGGGAACCTGTACACACTCAGACTCCACCAGAGCACCCCCTGGGACAGCGCCACATTCGCCGG TGGAGGCGGGATGTGGTAACAGAGACCAAGACTGTGGAGCTGGTGATTGTGGCTGATCACTCGGAG GTCCAGAAATACCGGGACTTCCAGCACCTGCTGAACCGCACACTGGAAGTGGCCCTCTTGCTGGACACA TTCTTCCGGCCTCTGAATGTACGAGTGGCACTAGTGGGCCTGGAGGCCTGGACCCAGCGTGACCTGGTGGAGATCAGCCCAAACCCGGCTGTCACCCTCGAAAACTTCCTCCATTGGCGCAGGGCACATTTGCTGCCTCGATTGCCTCACGACAGTGCCCAGCTGGTGAC TGGTACTTCATTCTCTGGGCCTATGGTGGGCATGGCCATTCAGAACTCCATCTGTTCTCCTGACTTCTCAGGAGGTGTGAACATG GACCACTCCACCAGCATCCTGGGAGTCGCCTCCTCCATAGCCCATGAGTTGGGCCACAGCCTGGGCCTGGACCATGATTTGCCCGGGAATAGCTGCCCCTGTCCAGGTCCAGCCCCAGCCAAGACCTGCATCATGGAGGCCTCCACAGA CTTCCTGCCAGGCCTGAACTTCAGCAACTGCAGCCGACAAGCCCTGGAGAAAGCCCTCCTGGATGGAATGGGCAGCTGCCTCTTTGAACGGCTGCCTAGCCTGCCTCCTATGGCTGCTTTTTGTGGAAATATGTTTGTGGAGCCGGGCGAGCAGTGTGACTGCGGCTTCCCAGAT GACTGCGGCGATCCCTGCTGTGATTCCTCAACCTGCCAGCTGAGGCCAGGGGCACAGTGTGCATCCGACGGACCCTGTTGTCAAAATTGCCAG CTACGCCCGTCTGGCTGGCAGTGTCGTCCTACCAGAGGGGATTGTGACTTGCCTGAATTCTGCCCAGGAGACAGCTCCCAGTGTCCCCCTGATATCAGCCTAGGGGATGGCGAGCCCTGCGCTGGTGGGCAAGCTGTGTGCATGCATGGGCGTTGTGCCTCCTATGCCCAGCAGTGCCAGTCACTTTGGGGACCTGGAGCCCAGCCCGCTGCACCACTTTGCCTCCAGACAGCCAATACTCGGGGAAATGCCTTTGGGAGCTGTGGGCGCAACCCCAGTGGCGGCTATGTGTCCTGTACCCCTAG agATGCCATTTGCGGGCAACTCCAGTGCCAGACAGGTAGGACGCAGCCTCTGCTGGGCTCCATCCAGGATCTACTCTGGGAGACAATAGATGTGAATGGGACTGAGCTGAACTGCAGCTGGGTGCACCTGGACCTGGGCAGTGATGTGGCCCAGCCCCTCCTGACTCTGCCTGGCACAGCCTGTGGCCCTGGCCTG GTGTGCATAGACCATCGATGCCAGCGTGTGGATCTCCTAGGGGCACAGGAATGTCGAAGCAAATGCCATGGACATGGG GTCTGTGACAGCAACAGGCACTGCTACTGTGAGGAGGGCTGGGCACCCCCTGACTGCACCACTCAGCTCAAAG CGACCAGCTCCCTGACCACAGGGctgctcctcagcctcctggtgtTATTGGTCCTGGTGATGCTTGGTGCCAGCTACTGGTACCGTGCCCGCCTGCACCAGCGACTCTGCCAGCTCAAGGGACCCACCTGCCAGTACAG GGCAGCCCAGTCTGGTCCCCCTGAACGGCCAGGACCTCCGCAGAGGGCCCTGCTGGCACGAGGCACTAAG CAGGCTAGTGCTCTCGGCTTCCCGGCCCCCCCTTCCAGGCCGCTGCCGCCTGACCCTGTGCCCAAGAGACTCCAG GCTGAGCTGGCTGACCGACCCAATCCCCCTACCCGCCCTCTGCCCGCTGACCCGATGGTGAGAAGCCCGAAG TCTCAGGGGCCAGCCAAGCCCCCACCCCCAAGGAAGCCACTGCCTGCCGACCCCCAGGGCCGGTGCCCATCCGGTGACCTGCCAGGCCCAGGAGCTGGAATCCCGCCCCTAGCGCTACCCTCCAG ACCAGCGCCACCGCCTCCGACAGTGTCCTCGCTCTACCTCTGA
- the ADAM15 gene encoding disintegrin and metalloproteinase domain-containing protein 15 isoform X4, which yields MRLALLWALGLLGAGSPLPSWPLPNIGGTEEQQAMSEKAPRGPLEPQVLQDDLPISLKKTSLPEPLRIKLELDGDSHILELLQNRELVPGRPTLVWYQPDGTRVVSEGHTLENCCYQGRVQGYAGSWVSVCTCSGLRGLVVLSPERSYTLEQGPGDVQGPPIISRIQDLHLPGHTCVLSWREPVHTQTPPEHPLGQRHIRRWRRDVVTETKTVELVIVADHSEVQKYRDFQHLLNRTLEVALLLDTFFRPLNVRVALVGLEAWTQRDLVEISPNPAVTLENFLHWRRAHLLPRLPHDSAQLVTGTSFSGPMVGMAIQNSICSPDFSGGVNMDHSTSILGVASSIAHELGHSLGLDHDLPGNSCPCPGPAPAKTCIMEASTDFLPGLNFSNCSRQALEKALLDGMGSCLFERLPSLPPMAAFCGNMFVEPGEQCDCGFPDDCGDPCCDSSTCQLRPGAQCASDGPCCQNCQLRPSGWQCRPTRGDCDLPEFCPGDSSQCPPDISLGDGEPCAGGQAVCMHGRCASYAQQCQSLWGPGAQPAAPLCLQTANTRGNAFGSCGRNPSGGYVSCTPRDAICGQLQCQTGRTQPLLGSIQDLLWETIDVNGTELNCSWVHLDLGSDVAQPLLTLPGTACGPGLVCIDHRCQRVDLLGAQECRSKCHGHGVCDSNRHCYCEEGWAPPDCTTQLKATSSLTTGLLLSLLVLLVLVMLGASYWYRARLHQRLCQLKGPTCQYRAAQSGPPERPGPPQRALLARGTKQASALGFPAPPSRPLPPDPVPKRLQAELADRPNPPTRPLPADPMVRSPKSQGPAKPPPPRKPLPADPQGRCPSGDLPGPGAGIPPLALPSRPAPPPPTVSSLYL from the exons ATGCGGCTGGCGCTGCTCTGGGCCCTGGGGCTCCTGGGCGCGGGcagccctctgccttcctggcCGCTCCCAAATATAG GTGGCACCGAGGAGCAGCAGGCAATGTCAGAGAAGGCCCCGAGGGGGCCCTTGGAGCCCCAGGTCCTTCAGGACGATCTCCCGATTAGCCTCAAAAAG ACCAGTCTGCCTGAGCCCCTGAGGATCAAGTTGGAGCTGGACGGTGACAGTCATATCCTGGAGCTGCTACAGAATAG GGAGTTGGTCCCAGGCCGCCCAACCCTGGTGTGGTACCAGCCCGATGGCACTCGGGTGGTCAGTGAGGGACACACTCTG GAGAACTGCTGCTACCAGGGAAGAGTGCAGGGATATGCAGGCTCCTGGGTGTCCGTCTGCACCTGCTCTGGGCTCAG aggCTTGGTGGTCCTGTCCCCAGAGAGAAGCTATACGCTGGAGCAGGGGCCTGGGGACGTTCAGGGTCCTCCCATTATTTCCCGAATCCAAGATCTCCACCTGCCAGGCCACACCTGTGTCCTGAGCTGGCGGGAACCTGTACACACTCAGACTCCACCAGAGCACCCCCTGGGACAGCGCCACATTCGCCGG TGGAGGCGGGATGTGGTAACAGAGACCAAGACTGTGGAGCTGGTGATTGTGGCTGATCACTCGGAG GTCCAGAAATACCGGGACTTCCAGCACCTGCTGAACCGCACACTGGAAGTGGCCCTCTTGCTGGACACA TTCTTCCGGCCTCTGAATGTACGAGTGGCACTAGTGGGCCTGGAGGCCTGGACCCAGCGTGACCTGGTGGAGATCAGCCCAAACCCGGCTGTCACCCTCGAAAACTTCCTCCATTGGCGCAGGGCACATTTGCTGCCTCGATTGCCTCACGACAGTGCCCAGCTGGTGAC TGGTACTTCATTCTCTGGGCCTATGGTGGGCATGGCCATTCAGAACTCCATCTGTTCTCCTGACTTCTCAGGAGGTGTGAACATG GACCACTCCACCAGCATCCTGGGAGTCGCCTCCTCCATAGCCCATGAGTTGGGCCACAGCCTGGGCCTGGACCATGATTTGCCCGGGAATAGCTGCCCCTGTCCAGGTCCAGCCCCAGCCAAGACCTGCATCATGGAGGCCTCCACAGA CTTCCTGCCAGGCCTGAACTTCAGCAACTGCAGCCGACAAGCCCTGGAGAAAGCCCTCCTGGATGGAATGGGCAGCTGCCTCTTTGAACGGCTGCCTAGCCTGCCTCCTATGGCTGCTTTTTGTGGAAATATGTTTGTGGAGCCGGGCGAGCAGTGTGACTGCGGCTTCCCAGAT GACTGCGGCGATCCCTGCTGTGATTCCTCAACCTGCCAGCTGAGGCCAGGGGCACAGTGTGCATCCGACGGACCCTGTTGTCAAAATTGCCAG CTACGCCCGTCTGGCTGGCAGTGTCGTCCTACCAGAGGGGATTGTGACTTGCCTGAATTCTGCCCAGGAGACAGCTCCCAGTGTCCCCCTGATATCAGCCTAGGGGATGGCGAGCCCTGCGCTGGTGGGCAAGCTGTGTGCATGCATGGGCGTTGTGCCTCCTATGCCCAGCAGTGCCAGTCACTTTGGGGACCTGGAGCCCAGCCCGCTGCACCACTTTGCCTCCAGACAGCCAATACTCGGGGAAATGCCTTTGGGAGCTGTGGGCGCAACCCCAGTGGCGGCTATGTGTCCTGTACCCCTAG agATGCCATTTGCGGGCAACTCCAGTGCCAGACAGGTAGGACGCAGCCTCTGCTGGGCTCCATCCAGGATCTACTCTGGGAGACAATAGATGTGAATGGGACTGAGCTGAACTGCAGCTGGGTGCACCTGGACCTGGGCAGTGATGTGGCCCAGCCCCTCCTGACTCTGCCTGGCACAGCCTGTGGCCCTGGCCTG GTGTGCATAGACCATCGATGCCAGCGTGTGGATCTCCTAGGGGCACAGGAATGTCGAAGCAAATGCCATGGACATGGG GTCTGTGACAGCAACAGGCACTGCTACTGTGAGGAGGGCTGGGCACCCCCTGACTGCACCACTCAGCTCAAAG CGACCAGCTCCCTGACCACAGGGctgctcctcagcctcctggtgtTATTGGTCCTGGTGATGCTTGGTGCCAGCTACTGGTACCGTGCCCGCCTGCACCAGCGACTCTGCCAGCTCAAGGGACCCACCTGCCAGTACAG GGCAGCCCAGTCTGGTCCCCCTGAACGGCCAGGACCTCCGCAGAGGGCCCTGCTGGCACGAGGCACTAAG CAGGCTAGTGCTCTCGGCTTCCCGGCCCCCCCTTCCAGGCCGCTGCCGCCTGACCCTGTGCCCAAGAGACTCCAG GCTGAGCTGGCTGACCGACCCAATCCCCCTACCCGCCCTCTGCCCGCTGACCCGATGGTGAGAAGCCCGAAG TCTCAGGGGCCAGCCAAGCCCCCACCCCCAAGGAAGCCACTGCCTGCCGACCCCCAGGGCCGGTGCCCATCCGGTGACCTGCCAGGCCCAGGAGCTGGAATCCCGCCCCTAGCGCTACCCTCCAG ACCAGCGCCACCGCCTCCGACAGTGTCCTCGCTCTACCTCTGA